Proteins from a single region of Paraburkholderia sp. PGU19:
- a CDS encoding PRC-barrel domain-containing protein → MTLQNQTRGGADIVATSRARSRGPGPEVMAADTLDGDKVLSADGDDIGKIKDIMLDVRSGRIAYAVLSSGGFLGIGDKLLAIPWSALTLDVDRECFLLDMPTENVKNAPGFHKDHWPSMADSTWATSIHQYYGREPYWGRDDEYGAGDVSPGSSDTPEAGGVKL, encoded by the coding sequence ATGACGTTGCAGAACCAGACACGCGGTGGAGCGGATATCGTCGCCACGAGCCGCGCCAGGAGTCGCGGCCCCGGCCCCGAAGTGATGGCGGCCGATACGCTGGACGGCGACAAGGTATTGAGCGCCGACGGCGACGACATCGGCAAGATCAAGGACATCATGCTCGACGTGCGCTCGGGCCGCATCGCGTATGCGGTGTTGTCGAGCGGCGGTTTTCTCGGCATTGGCGACAAGCTGCTCGCGATTCCGTGGAGCGCGCTTACGCTCGACGTCGACCGCGAGTGTTTCCTGCTCGACATGCCGACGGAAAACGTTAAGAACGCGCCGGGCTTCCACAAGGACCATTGGCCGTCGATGGCCGATTCCACCTGGGCCACGTCGATCCATCAATACTACGGACGCGAGCCATACTGGGGCCGGGACGATGAGTACGGCGCCGGCGACGTCTCGCCCGGATCGTCGGATACGCCCGAAGCGGGCGGTGTGAAGCTGTAG
- a CDS encoding DUF3175 domain-containing protein gives MGNMMASTSKRSGTARAKKSTTAHASTRARGGRPPRQRHSQARAAHRARTAASSRSGKTSKYWSHHVMETSDAMDIEKDIFRTGTADEIAQSLKRSSTRSKRRKGTPYQSAMSMLNFYINRAGRNLPKSRKSTLEQAKRKLREAFGRAP, from the coding sequence ATGGGGAACATGATGGCTAGCACCAGCAAGCGCAGCGGAACAGCGCGCGCGAAAAAGAGCACGACGGCCCACGCGTCGACGCGCGCCCGAGGCGGCCGTCCACCGCGCCAGCGTCATTCGCAGGCGCGCGCCGCGCACCGCGCGCGAACGGCGGCATCGAGCCGCTCCGGGAAGACCTCGAAGTACTGGTCGCATCACGTGATGGAGACCAGTGACGCGATGGACATCGAGAAGGACATCTTCAGGACAGGAACCGCCGACGAGATCGCGCAATCGCTGAAACGCTCGTCGACGCGCAGCAAACGGCGCAAAGGCACGCCATATCAGTCGGCGATGTCGATGCTCAACTTCTATATCAACCGCGCAGGCCGCAACCTGCCGAAATCGCGAAAGAGTACGCTGGAGCAAGCCAAACGCAAGCTGCGCGAAGCGTTCGGCCGCGCGCCATGA
- a CDS encoding cation:proton antiporter, whose product MHDAIWWYLIVGGVLIFMGVAATTFKRLPLSAAMLYLGIGYALGPPGLGLLQLDLARDAHVLRPVTEVGLLVSLFAIGLRLRLPLFASMWTLPLRLGFVAMVLTIPLLTLVGVLLLGLDWGPSLLLAAILAPTDPVLAHDVGVQDSDDLDLLRFSLSGEGGLNDGIALPFVLLGLALCTSGPAHGNEASGWRLAFEAIAGIPGGLVTGGLLGWITTRSVAWLRTRHAQALGLEGFFALGLIGLAYGAALLAHCNGFVAVFAAGVAMRGVEHRASGSRSAREAIGTVDSEDVVATASDPQKAHAFMAESVLGFTIELERIAEVAVMMIVGNVLATSGASLFTWHSAILIAALFIVVRPLAVEASLLGSNAAHAQRRLMSWFGIRGIGSFYYLALALESMQQRHMQDLLPLVPLTLAVITSSVIVHGISATPLMNWYHRIQKTDR is encoded by the coding sequence ATGCACGACGCCATCTGGTGGTATCTGATCGTCGGCGGCGTGCTGATCTTCATGGGCGTCGCCGCCACGACGTTCAAGCGCCTGCCGTTGTCCGCGGCGATGCTCTACCTCGGCATCGGCTACGCGCTCGGACCGCCCGGTCTCGGGCTGCTGCAACTCGACCTCGCCCGCGACGCGCACGTACTGCGGCCCGTTACGGAAGTCGGCCTGCTCGTTTCGCTGTTCGCGATCGGGCTGCGTCTGCGGCTGCCGCTCTTCGCGTCCATGTGGACGTTGCCGCTGCGGCTCGGCTTCGTCGCGATGGTGTTGACGATACCGCTGCTCACGCTCGTCGGCGTACTGCTGCTCGGCCTCGACTGGGGTCCGTCGTTACTGCTCGCGGCCATCCTTGCACCGACCGACCCCGTGCTCGCGCATGACGTGGGCGTCCAGGATTCCGACGATCTCGACCTGCTGCGCTTTTCGCTATCGGGCGAAGGCGGACTGAACGACGGCATCGCGTTGCCGTTCGTGCTATTGGGACTCGCCCTATGCACGTCCGGCCCGGCGCACGGAAACGAGGCGAGCGGCTGGCGCCTCGCATTCGAAGCGATCGCGGGGATTCCAGGTGGCCTCGTGACGGGCGGCTTGCTCGGCTGGATAACCACCCGGTCCGTCGCATGGCTGCGCACGCGGCACGCGCAGGCGCTAGGCCTCGAAGGCTTCTTCGCGCTCGGGCTGATCGGACTCGCTTACGGCGCGGCCCTGCTTGCGCACTGCAATGGCTTCGTTGCCGTCTTTGCGGCGGGCGTCGCGATGCGCGGCGTCGAGCATCGCGCGAGCGGCAGCCGTTCGGCGCGCGAAGCGATCGGCACCGTCGACTCCGAAGATGTCGTCGCGACGGCCTCCGATCCGCAAAAGGCCCACGCCTTCATGGCCGAATCGGTGCTCGGCTTCACCATCGAACTGGAACGCATCGCCGAAGTCGCCGTGATGATGATCGTCGGCAACGTGCTTGCGACTTCCGGCGCATCGCTCTTCACGTGGCACAGCGCGATACTGATCGCGGCGCTCTTTATCGTGGTGAGGCCACTTGCCGTCGAAGCGTCCTTGCTCGGGTCGAATGCCGCGCATGCGCAGCGCCGCCTGATGAGCTGGTTCGGCATTCGCGGCATCGGCTCTTTCTACTATCTCGCGCTCGCACTGGAGTCGATGCAGCAACGTCACATGCAAGACCTGCTTCCCCTCGTGCCGTTGACGCTTGCCGTCATCACTTCTTCCGTCATCGTGCATGGCATAAGCGCAACGCCACTGATGAACTGGTATCACCGCATCCAGAAAACGGATCGCTAA